The Sporosarcina sp. Marseille-Q4943 genome includes the window GGAACTTATTGAACTCCTTGGCGAAAGCTAGAGTGACGGTACCGGTTGGGCCGTTCCGCTGCTTCGCTATGATGATTTCAATCATATTCTGATTCTCTGTTTCTTTATCATAGTAATCTTCCCGATAAAGGAAAGAAACGATATCCGCATCTTGCTCGATACTTCCCGATTCCCTCAAGTCGGACATCATCGGCCGCTTGTCTTGACGCTGCTCTACGCCACGGGAAAGCTGGGAGAGTGCGATGACCGGGATCTTCAATTCCCGGGCAAGCGCTTTTAAGGAACGGGATATTTCGGAAACTTCCTGCTGACGGTTCTCGCCGGAACGGCCGCTTCCCATGATAAGCTGCAAATAATCGATCATAATCATGCCTAAACCATGCTCTTGCTGAAGTCGTCGGCACTTGGAGCGGATTTCGTTAATCCGGATGCCCGGGGAGTCGTCAATGAAGATTCCGGCGTTGGACAGGCTTCCCATCGCCATCGTCAATTTCCGCCAATCCTCTGCTTCCAAGTTCCCTGTACGCATCACTTGCGCGTCAATATTTCCTTCCGCACAAAGCATACGCATGACGAGTTGTTCCGCACCCATCTCCAAACTAAAAATCGCAACGTTTTCATCTGTCTTCGTCGCCACGTTTTGGGCGACGTTCAAGGCAAACGCCGTTTTACCGACGGAAGGACGGGCGGCAACGATGATCAGGTCATTCCGCTGAAAGCCGGCCGTTATCTTGTCAAGGTCTCGGAACCCGGTCGGAATGCCAGTCACTTCGCCTTTTCTCGTATGAAGAAGTTCGATATTGTCGTATGTTTCCACAAGGACATCTTTAATGTGCTTGAAATCTCCGGCATTTTTCCGGTTGGAAACTTCCATGATCCTTTTTTCAGCTTCGGAAAGGACTGCTTCAACTTCATCCTCTTTTGTGAAACCTTCCTCGACGATATTGGTCGCCACTCGGATGAGCCGTCTCAGAATGGATTTCTCTTCGACAATCTTGGCATAATACTCAATATTCGCCGCCGTCGGTACGGCATTTGCAATTTCGGTCAAATATGAAATGCCACCGACATCTTCTAATTCCTTTTTGGCGGAAAGCTCTTCGGTAACCGTGACGACGTCAATCGCTTGTCCTTTGTCGCTCAGGATTAGCATCGTGTCAAAGATCTTCTCGTGCGCCGTTTTGTAAAAGTCATCCGGGCGAAGAATTTCCGAAGCCGTAATCAGCGCTTCCGGTTGCAGGAAGACTGCACCAATGACGGATTGCTCAGCTTCGTTGTTATGCGGGGGAACGCGATCATACATCTGGTCCATCATTATCGCTCCCTATCATTCTTCGGTTACATGGACTTTAAGCGTAGCGGTAACTTCCGGGTGCAGTTTGATCGGCACATTTGTATAGCCGAGAGCCCGTATTGCATCAGGCAGTTCCATCTTACGGCGATCCACTTTGATTTTATGATTTTTCTCGAGAGCGTCAGCAATTTGCTTCGTTGTGATCGAACCGAAGAGGCGTCCACCTTCTCCGGATTTCGCTTTCATTTCCACAGTCGTCTCATCGATGAGTTCTTTCAGCTTCTTTGCTTCAGCCAGTTCCGCCGCCGCGTCTTTCTCGGCACGCTTCTTCTGACCTTCAAGCTGGCTTAAGTTTGCAGGTGTAGCTTCAATGGCCAATTTGTTTTTCAACAGGTAGTTTTGCGCATAGCCGACAGATACTTCTTTCACTTCGCCTTTTTTACCTTTGCCTTTAACATCTTTCAAAAAAATAACTTTCATAATCATTTTCCCCCTTCATTTTTATCTTCTATAGCGGATTTCAATAAATGCTCCGCTTCTTCTATCGTTTCCACTTCAAGCTGGCAGGCGGCATTCGTCAAATGCCCACCACCGCCAAGCTCCTCCATGACGAGCTGTACATTAAGCTCTCCAAGGGATCTTGCACTGATGCCGATTTTCCCGTCCGAGCGGGAAGCGATGACGAACGAGGCGATGACCCCTTGCATCGTCAGGAGAATATCTGCTGTCTGTGCAATCAGAACTGAACTATAGACGGTGCCTTCCTCCCCTTTTGCAATCGCGATGCCAGAAGAAGTAAGCTCCACCGTTTCGATCAGTTTGGACCGCTGAATATATGTCCCGATATCTTCCTTCAGCAATCGCTGTACAAGCACTGTGTCGGCGCCGTTTGTCCGTAAATAGGAAGCCGCCTCGAAGGTTCTTGATCCCGTCCTCAGCGTAAAGCTTTTCGTATCGACGACAATCCCTGCGAGCAACGCAGTTGATTCGAGCATCGTCAGCTTTTCATGCTTCGGCTGATATTCCACAAGCTCTGTCACAAGCTCGGCTGTCGATGAAGCATACGGTTCCATATAGACGAGCATCGTATTATTAATAAATTCCTCGCCTCGTCGATGATGGTCGATGACAACGACCTTTTCGGCCTTATCGATCAATCGCTCATCGATGACCATACTCGGTTTATGCGTATCGACGATGACAAGAAGGGATCTCTCTGTCAGCATCGATAACGCGGTTTCCGGATCGATAAATTGGGCAAACAACTCTTCGTCTTTTTTAATTTCTTCCATCAGGCGGGTCACGCTGCCATCGAGCTCGTCAAAGTTGAGGACAACATGGCCTTCCACGTTATTCATTCTAGCCATCTTCCGAACCCCGATGGATGCTCCAATTGCGTCCATGTCGGGCATTTTGTGGCCCATGATAACCACTTTATCGCTGCCTTGGATCAAATCGCGTAAAGCGTGTGAAATGACCCTGGCACGGACACGGGTCCTCTTTTCCACCGGATTTGTCTTGCCTCCGAAAAATTTGAGTTTGCCATCCTTATGCTTAATGGCGACCTGATCGCCTCCGCGACCGAGTACGAGATCCAGACTGGATTGTGCGAGCTCTCCAAGCTCTGTCAGCGAGGCGGAGCCGGTTCCGACACCGATGCTAAGCGTCAAGCTTGCATTGTGCTTAGCGGTCTTTTCCCGTATATCATCTAATATCGAAAACTTCGCCGTTTCCAACTTGGACAGGATCGCTTCATTGAAAACCGCTAAAAAACGATCAGATGCAATCCTTTTTACAAAGATGCCGTTATCCAATGCCCACTGATTCACTAGTGATGTGACAAGCGAGTTGAGATTGCTCCTCGTCTGGTCGTCCATCGTCTGGGCAAGCTCGTCGTAGTTGTCGATAAGCATGACTCCGAGCACTGTCCGGTCTTGATAATAGAGAGATTCGATCTCCACTTTTTCAGTGATGTCGAATAAATAGATCAGTTTTTCCTCAGCCCTGTAAATGACTTGATATGTTGAAACACCGACCTTCAATGTCGTTTTCTGTCCTTCATTTTTAATAACGGATTGAAATGCTTCGGATAGCTGGAACAATTCCTCCCCAATAAGCGTCTCTTTATCAAAGATATTGACGGCATACGGGTTCGCCCATTCGATAATCTGTTTTTCATTAAAAAGGATAATGGCGATCGGCAGCTCGAGCAGCGCCTCTTCCCCAACCTTTTTCATGCGATAGGAGAGAGATTCGATATGCTTTTCCGTCTCGACATACGTCTGCTCTTCAAGCTTCCAGGCGATGCCTGCTGCTATCGTGAAAGGGATCGTAAATAAAAGGCCCTCCCAGAAATTCGATAGGAATAAAAGGACGGCCGCTATCAATCCAAGGAGAGATATGACAGTCAGTGGGTATCGGATAGCTCTTCTTCTAAAAATTGACCTCATTGTCTCATCCCCTTACTTCAAGTTGTCTTTTCCGATCCAAGCACGGATATTCACGCCTATATCAAGTATGCCAAGAAGTGTGGTTATTGGACTGAAAAGCAATGCGAAAATCGTGGAAAGTACCGTGACAATAGCCGGTACTTTCATTTTGTACATAAAGTAGTGAATCAATGCGAGCCCTTGCAATAGCAAGAGGAATCGTAAAATGATTGTCGCATTTACATATAGCAAGTAAGCCGAAGACTCCGGTTTCAAGTCCATCATCCATGGAAGTAGAATGATGAGCCCATAGATGAAAATGGTGATGACGGGCAGCCTCATCTCCCGGAATGGTGGAAACGTAGGCACTTGATGGCCAAGTCGGCGGAGCATCTCGAAATTGGGGATTACCATAATGAACGTAAAACCATATACCGCCAGGATGAACATAGCTGGAATTGCAGACCGGTACATAGTGAACGCTTCTTCTACTATCATTTCGTAGTTCCCCGGCAATGCTCCCAAGCTTTCGAGCGACGCCTTGAATTGCGTCTCCGCCTCTTTCAGCATCGTCATCAGACTATCGATTGCATTGACTTCGAAAACAATCGCGGCTATGAGATAAACCAATGCGCCTGTCACGATGAAGAAGAGTCCCGTTGCCATGAACGTGTACAGCTTTGATTTGCCCAAAAGCACCGATTCGGCAACGAGGAAGGCGAGCACCCCGAACATCAATGCAAAAGGCATTAACAAAATGCCTCCAACGATCAGGGACAGAATACTGCCGCCAATGACAACGAAAATCGTCGAGCTCCTATCGTAGCGCAGCCGATAAAGTATGATTGGCAATGGAATGAAAATCATTATGATACTTCCGAGGAAAGGGACATAAGCGGCCCCTGCCAGGAGTATCGTGAACAATGCGAGCATCATCGCACCGTATGTTATTTTTTGTGATTGGTCCTGCATCATTCAGTTCCTCCGTCCAGTCAATGGACTTAATATTGTCTATCTCCTCAAACAAGTGAGTTCTTATAATTGTATCATGATTACTGCCGATTAACCAAAGGGCAGTATGGCCTCTCAGCTTTGGACTTTTTACATACATACCGGTATTTCGATAGCACCGGCAACCTTCCTTAGAGCAAATACGCATAAATTCTTCTAAACGCGCATAAACGTCTCTAAATACGCATATTTCCCAGGAAACGCTCATAACTGTCCATAAAAACGCATAAATCGATTTATTTACGCATAACGAACGTTCCTACTCCGATAGGTTTGTTGATTGTCAACGGCATTGGGCGCGAGTTTGTTAGGCTTGGAAACGATAGCCGTTCCGCACCCATAAGACATGCTGTTAGCCAGGAATGTATTTGGATAACCATCGTGACCAATGCATTTGACAACTATTCATGTGTTGTAATCAATTCAAAAAACCGCCTTGGGACCGGGGATGCCGGTATCACAAGGCGGTTAAAAAAGTATAATTATCTTTCTTCCGAAACGAACGGAAGAAGTGCCATAATACGAGCACGTTTAATAGCAGACGTTAATTTACGTTGATATTTCGCGCTTGTACCAGTTACACGGCGAGGTAAGATCTTTCCACGTTCAGAAACGAATTTCTTAAGTAGATCAGTATCTTTATAATCGATATTTGTAATGTTGTTCGATGTAAAATAGCAGACTTTACGACGTCTGCGACCTCCACGGCGTGGTGCCATATCGCTTTCCCTCCTTACTTTACGTTACCGACAATCATTCATCAGAACGGCAGATCGTCATCCGATACTTCAATCGGACCGCTGCTCGTACCGAATGGATCGTTGTCAGTACGTGTATAGTTTTGTTGAGCTGGTTGTTGATATTGCTGGTTCGGCTGCTGATTCTGATAATACGGTTGTTCGTTCTGTGGTGCTCCACCATAAGCAGCTCCGGATCTCTCAGCATTTGCACTGCGCGGTTCAAGGAATTGCACGCTGTCCGCTACGACTTCTGTCATGAAGACACGCTTGCCATCTTGTCCATCGAAGCTGCTCGTTTGGATACGGCCTTCGATTCCAGCAAGACTTCCTTTACGTAAAAAGTTCGCAGTGTTTTCCGCCTGCTTCCTCCAAGTGACACAGTTGATGAAATCAGCTTCACGCTCGCCCGATTGGCTCGAGAATGTCCGATTCACCGCTAGCGTAAAGCGTGTTACCGCAATTCCGCTCTGTGTGTACTTGAGTTCAGGATCTTTTGTCAATCGGCCAACTAAAACGACACGGTTAATCATCAGAATGCAACCTCCCTCATCATTTTCAAGTTTCACCTATTAACGGTAGTGCATTTCGTTCTTATATGGATTAGTTGTCCAGACGAACAGCCATATGACGAATGATATCTTCGTTGATGTTCGCAAGACGATTGAATTCATCGATAGCTTCAGTTCCTGCGTTTAGTGTTACCAATTGGTAGTAGCCTTCACGCAAGTCGTCGATTTCGTAAGCAAGACGACGCTTGCCCCACTCTTTCGACTCGATGATTTCCGCTCCGTTTGAAGTTAGGATGTCATCGAAACGAGTGATCAATGCTTTTTTTGCTTCATCTTCTACTGTTGGACGGATGATGTACATGATTTCGTACTTTCTCATCTTTAGTCACCTCCTTATGGACTTTGGCCCACTTGTTACGGCGGGCAAGGAGTAAGTAATTTTTATTACTCACATCATCATATTTTAACATGATGTCTTCAGGTAATCAACTATTATTGATGTGAATTAAATAATTTCACATAAATAAATAGTTCTTGCTAACCGGATTTCCGTTACAGGCGGACGCTTTCCGCGGGCACGGCTTCAATCTCCTCGTCACTGCGTTCCTGCGGGGCTTTCAGCTCGTGCTGTTCCCGCAGGAGTCGCCGCCTTCCACTCCAATCCTTGGCAATTCTTTTCAATTTATAAATCCAACATATTCGCTTCGTGTATACTTATTAGTAAGAGGTGATGATTTAATGGAAGACTTCTCTGGACCGGATAAGATAATTGAGATTGATTTGCCGAAGGTGGCTAAGAGTGGGTTGTGGGTGACGTTTTTGACGCTCATTGGATTGCTTGTTGTAGATGGTCTTATTTATCAGGAACTATCTTTTACATTCACCGTTTGGAATGTTCTGTTTTTTGTTGGTGGATATGTGCTCTTGATTATTCTTCATGAGCTTTTTCATCTGCTTGGTTTCAGGATGTTCGGTAACGTGCCTTGGAAGAGCATGATTGTTGGAATGAATCTCAAATTGGGTATTGCTTATGCAACGACTGATCGCCTAATGACGAACAAGGCTATCCAAAAAGCTTTATTGCTTCCTTTTTGGACTACTGGCGTAGTACCCGCTATGATCGGACTTGTTACAAGCAACGGTATTTGGCTTGGGCTAGCCGCTTTTCTGATTGGCGGTGCTGCTGGTGACTTTGCGATGTATAAGGAGCTGCGGAAACTTCCGGATGATTGGCTAGTAAAGGATGATCCCGAGAAGCCGAAGCTATACTTATTTAAGCCAGGACGCAATATACAGTAAAACAACCGGAAAAGGATGTCCTTCTCCGGTTGTTTTCATTTATTTATACGTTAAATCTAAACAACATGACGTCCCCGTCTTGGACTACGTATTCTTTTCCTTCTAGACGGACTTTGCCTGCTTCTTTGGCAGCTGCCATTGATCCGGCTTCTACTAGCGCATCATAAGAAACAGTTTCTGCACGGATGAAACCACGTTCGAAGTCTGTATGGATAACGCCTGCACATTGTGGCGCTTTCATCCCTTTACGGAATGTCCATGCGCGGACTTCTTGGACACCTGCTGTGAAGTAAGTTGCAAGGCCTAATAGATGATAAGAAGCTTTGATGAGTTGATCTAGGCCAGATTCCTTTATCCCTAATTCTTCAAGGAACATTGCCTTCTCTTCATCATCCAATTCAGCCATTTCTTCCTCAACTTTTGCACTTACGACAATCACTTCCGCATTATCCTTCTTGGCAAAGTCGCGGACCATTTTGACATACTCGTTCTCTTCTGCATTGGCAATTTCATCTTCCGAAACGTTTGCGACGTAAAGCATCGGCTTGATTGTCAACAGATGCATCCCTTTGATGAGTTGGAATTCTTCCGGTGTCAATTCGACGGAGCGGGCAGGCTTTTCATTCTCGAAAGCTTCTTTTAGCTTCAGCAAGACCGGTTCCTCAGCCATGGAATCCTTATCTTTTTGCTTCGCCATTTTGGATACACGAGTCAAGCGTTTTTCCACGCTTTCCATGTCAGCAAGGATTAGTTCCAAGTTGATGACTTCAATATCGTCGATCGGATTCACTTTCCCTGATACATGAGTAATATTTTCATCGTCAAAACAACGGACGACTTGGCAAATCGCATCGACTTCGCGGATATGAGAGAGGAACTTATTTCCTAGTCCTTCCCCTTTACTCGCCCCTTCAACAATCCCTGCAATATCTGTAAATTCAAAAGCTGTCGGAACTGTCTTTTTTGGTACGACAAGCTCAGTTAATTTTTGAAGCCGTTCATCCGGCACTTCTACGATTCCGACGTTTGGATCGATCGTACAGAACGGATAGTTGGCAGCCTCTGCTCCCGCCTTCGTTATTGCGTTGAATAGAGTCGACTTCCCGACGTTCGGTAGACCGACGATTCCAGCTGTTAACGCCATTTATTTCCCAACCTTTCATATAGGTCAATTTCATAATCATCTTTGCAACTCTTCTATTATAAGAATAGTTGGCGTTCCTGTCTAATTTTGTTCTGCTTCCGCCTTGACGAGAACTTTCTTCATCTTCTTTGCAAATTCATTCCGTGGAATCATTACACTATGGCCGCACCCTTCGCATTTTATCCTGATGTCAGCGCCCATCCGGATGATTTTCCATGCATTCGTTCCGCACGGATGCGGTTTTTTCATTTCCACGACATCATTCAAATGAAACTCTTTCTCCACCGTCCATCTCTCCTTGCTCACTTATTGGTTATTAAATGATTTTGAAACAAGTATAGGATATGGAATCTCGATTCCTTCCTGCTCCAAATGTTTTTTTATCCCCATGCTAATATTCCTTGCAATGTCATAATGACGCATCGGCTTCGTTTCAACGATGATCCGTTCAATGACTGAGTCTTCCGTGAAGTCATGGGCACCGATCAATTTCGGCTTTCCTAGAAGGTCGGGGTTGTCCTTACTCATCGAATCCAAAAATGCATCGATCGCCTTTTCGACTTTTTCGATGCCGAGTTCAAATGGAATGGTGACATCGACAATCGCCAAAGAATTTTTCAAAGAATAATTGACGACTTGCGTGATAGTACCATTCGGTAAAATGAAAAGCTCTCCGGTGAAGTTTTTTATTTTCGTTGTCCGTAAACCGATCTCTTCTACCTTACCTTCGGCAGTTCCGATTTTGACGTAATCTCCGACTGAAAATTGGTCTTCGAAAAGGATGAAGAATCCTGAAATGACGTCCTTCACGAGGCTTTGCGCTCCGAAACCGACAGCGAGGCCTAGTACCCCTGCTCCCGCTAGAAGCCCTTTCACGTCGATATTAAACTCCTGCAGGATGGATAGGATTGCTGAAAAATAGATAACATAGCTAAGCGTGTTCTCGAGCAGCTTGAGCAAAGTCTGTTCTCGCCGCTCTTCTTTCCGAATCGGACCCTTTAATTTGATTTTGAAGATCTTTCGAATAATATATTTGCCGACTTGTACGACAATAATTGAGATTGCGATGATAATGGCAATCCTTACGGCAATAATTCCGAAATCGATCCACGTTTGTTCTGAGAAGATGAATCTGCCGATTTTTTCGGTTTCTTCATTTATGAGCACTTCTTTAATACCTTCTGTTTGCTTATTCGTCATCCGCATCATGCCTTTCCGTATAAATCCTCATGAAGCCGCGTATACTGCTACACAATCAATTCATTGTGGACTATTAATTAGAATGGAGTTTTGTCATGCATTCAGCACTTTCCACTAATTATGATTACCGTCTTCACTATAATGAAACAGGTGCTGTTTGGAAGCTCAGCACATTTTTCCTTGAACATATCCCCTTTCACGAGGAGTCTTTAACCTTCTTTTGCATTGGAACGGACCGATCCACTGGAGACGCATTAGGACCGTTAACCGGTTCCCATTTGGCCGAATCTTTATTGTTTCCTTTTCATGTCGTCGGGACTTTGGAAAAGCCATTGCATGCCCTTAATCTACAACAACAATTAGATGAACGGCTAGCGATGAACCCTTCCCCTTTCATCGTCGCAATCGATGCTTGCTTAGGTAGAAGCGATTCCATCGGCCACTTGCTGTTCCATCGTGGTCCGCTCTATCCCGGTAAAGCGGTCGGAAAAGAATTGCCCCCTGTCGGTAATTTATCCATCAAAGGGGTCGTCAATATTTCGGGTTTCATGGAACAGGCCGTCCTGCAAAGCACTCGGTTGCATCTTCCTTTTGAAATGAGCCGAGTCATTTCCCGCTCCCTTCAATTAGCCTATGGAAGATTTAAAACAGGAAATGAACGGTTGTTACAATAATACCGACGACAAAGATTCCCGGGATGAGGTTCGCCACTCGGATTTTCGTAATGCCGATCAAGTTCAATCCAATTCCGACGATCATTAAGCCGCCCGTCGCAGTCATTTCGGAAATAAAAAATTGCAATAGCTCATCTGGCACAAAGCGGCTAATTTGCGTCGAAAATAATGTAATGAGTCCTTGGTAAAGAAAAACAGGGACCGCAGAGATCATGACGCCAATGCCAAGCGTGGAACTAAGGATGACAGATGTGAATCCATCGATGATGCCCTTCATGATCAACACGTCATGGTCGTTCCGTAAGCCGCTGTCTATCGCTCCAATAATGGCCATTGAACCGACAACGAAGATGAGCGTTGCCGTGACAAAACCTTGCGCAATGCCTGGTCCTTCTTTTTTCGAAGGAAATTTCCGCTCAATCCAATTTCCTAATTCGTTGATTTTATTGTCCAGGTCCATCCATTCCCCAATGATTGCTCCAATGACGATGCTAATGATCACAATCAATATTTGCGTGCTTTCGAATATCATTTGGATACCGATTGCCGCGACCGCTAATCCGATTCCATACATAACGGTCTCTTTCATCCGTTCCGGGATGTTATATAAAAAACGGCCAAGTAGAGCCCCTATTATTATTAACAAGGCATTGATAATCGAACCAAGTAATATCATCGTTTTTCACTTCCATCTGCTAAAAATAATACCTATTTTGCATAGAGCAAAATAGGTACAGGCTTATTCATTCAATAGATCTAGGATTCTTTCAAGATCCTCTTCTGTGAAAAACTCGATCTCAATTTTACCTTTGTTCTTCGATTTCTTTATCGTTACATTGGTGCCGAAATATTCTCTCAAGTGCGATTCTTGCTCTTCCAAGAAAATGTTTTTCTTTTCCGGCTTTGTTTCACGTGGAACATTTTCATTTAACCTGTGAACCAACTTCTCTAATTGACGGACGTTCAAACCTTCATTGATCGTCTTTTCGGCAATCAACAATATTTGTTCCTTCTTTCGGAGACCAAGCAAAGTACGTCCATGTCCCATCGAGAGTTTGCCCTCTGTTATCAAAGTTCGGACCTTATCAGGCAAGCTGAGTAGTCGGATATGGTTTGCTATATGAGGACGACTTTTCCCTAGTCTGAATGCAAGTTGTTCCTGCGTAAGACTTAGATTATCCATAAGCTTTTGATAAGCTTCCGCTTCCTCGATTGGCGTCAAATCTTCACGTTGCAAGTTTTCAAGAATCGCCATTTCCATCGATTCTTCATCTGTCAGTTGACGGACGACTGCTGGAACCTCAGTTAATCCTGCCATTTTGGCAGCTCTGAAACGTCTTTCCCCAACTACAATTTCATACATCGTCCCTACTTTCCGGACAATGATCGGCTGTAAAATTCCATGCTCCTTAATCGACTCACTTAATTCTTGGATTGCATTCTCGTCAAATATCTTCCTAGGCTGATACGGATTCACTTTAATGCTTTTCAATCGAATATTCTCGATTGACTCTGCTTTTGTTAAAGACTCATCGGGAAATAAAGCGTTCAACCCTTTTCCAAGACCTTTAGCCATTGTGCACCACTTCCTTTGCCAGCTCTAAATATACTTCTGCGCCTCTCGATCTTGAATCATAAATGATGATTGGTTCTCCATGGCTTGGCGCTTCACTCAGACGTACATTTCGTGGAATGATCGTTCCGTACACTTTATCTTGAAAATACTTCTTCACTTCATCAATAACTTGAATTCCTAAGTTTGTTCTCGCATCGAACATTGTCAATAACACGCCATCAATTGTCAGGCCTTCATTCAAATGCTTTTGGACGAGCCTGATTGTACTTAATAATTGGCTTAGCCCTTCCAAAGCGTAATACTCACACTGAACTGGTATGATGACCGAATCTGCAGCGGTCAATGAGTTGATTGTCAATAACCCTAAAGATGGTGGGCAATCGATGATAATATAATCATACAATTCCTTTGCCTCTTGGATCGCATGTTTCATCCGTACTTCTCTAGAAATGGTTGAAACCAATTCAATTTCCGCACCTGCCAATGAAATAGTCGCAGGTACGATAGACAAGTTTTCCATCTTCGTTTGGTGGACGACTTCATTTATGTTAACGTCATCGATTAACATATCATATATGCACTGATGCACGTCACCTTTATTGACCCCTACCCCACTCGTTGCATTCCCTTGTGGATCGGCATCTATTAACAAGACCTTTTTGCCGATATGTGCAAGGCAAGCACTAAGATTTACCGAAGTGGTTGTCTTACCAACTCCTCCTTTTTGATTGGCAATGGCTATAATTTTACCCACACTTGCACCTGCTTTCTCACTCATCTATCAAAAAGCTATCTTTAATAATGAATAGATTCATTCTATTTCGTTCACTCTTTACTAGTTTATCAAAAAAACGTTGGCCGTGGTAATGTATAGCGCAAAAAAACTCCTGCTCCAGTCAAGCAAGAGTCATCTCGCACATTTTACGAGAATGCTATGTTGTTTTATTATTTCTTTTTCGGTATTTTAACTGTGATTGTATAAAATTCCTCTGTATCTTCTTCTTCTGTTTTTACATTGATGCCGCTTTTCGTAACAAGCGCCAGTGATTGCCGAATCGTATTTAGTGCAATTCGG containing:
- the rplI gene encoding 50S ribosomal protein L9, yielding MKVIFLKDVKGKGKKGEVKEVSVGYAQNYLLKNKLAIEATPANLSQLEGQKKRAEKDAAAELAEAKKLKELIDETTVEMKAKSGEGGRLFGSITTKQIADALEKNHKIKVDRRKMELPDAIRALGYTNVPIKLHPEVTATLKVHVTEE
- a CDS encoding DUF3267 domain-containing protein, whose translation is MLTGFPLQADAFRGHGFNLLVTAFLRGFQLVLFPQESPPSTPILGNSFQFINPTYSLRVYLLVRGDDLMEDFSGPDKIIEIDLPKVAKSGLWVTFLTLIGLLVVDGLIYQELSFTFTVWNVLFFVGGYVLLIILHELFHLLGFRMFGNVPWKSMIVGMNLKLGIAYATTDRLMTNKAIQKALLLPFWTTGVVPAMIGLVTSNGIWLGLAAFLIGGAAGDFAMYKELRKLPDDWLVKDDPEKPKLYLFKPGRNIQ
- the dnaB gene encoding replicative DNA helicase yields the protein MMDQMYDRVPPHNNEAEQSVIGAVFLQPEALITASEILRPDDFYKTAHEKIFDTMLILSDKGQAIDVVTVTEELSAKKELEDVGGISYLTEIANAVPTAANIEYYAKIVEEKSILRRLIRVATNIVEEGFTKEDEVEAVLSEAEKRIMEVSNRKNAGDFKHIKDVLVETYDNIELLHTRKGEVTGIPTGFRDLDKITAGFQRNDLIIVAARPSVGKTAFALNVAQNVATKTDENVAIFSLEMGAEQLVMRMLCAEGNIDAQVMRTGNLEAEDWRKLTMAMGSLSNAGIFIDDSPGIRINEIRSKCRRLQQEHGLGMIMIDYLQLIMGSGRSGENRQQEVSEISRSLKALARELKIPVIALSQLSRGVEQRQDKRPMMSDLRESGSIEQDADIVSFLYREDYYDKETENQNMIEIIIAKQRNGPTGTVTLAFAKEFNKFLNIDWSQHEAPSYQ
- a CDS encoding YybS family protein, with product MMQDQSQKITYGAMMLALFTILLAGAAYVPFLGSIIMIFIPLPIILYRLRYDRSSTIFVVIGGSILSLIVGGILLMPFALMFGVLAFLVAESVLLGKSKLYTFMATGLFFIVTGALVYLIAAIVFEVNAIDSLMTMLKEAETQFKASLESLGALPGNYEMIVEEAFTMYRSAIPAMFILAVYGFTFIMVIPNFEMLRRLGHQVPTFPPFREMRLPVITIFIYGLIILLPWMMDLKPESSAYLLYVNATIILRFLLLLQGLALIHYFMYKMKVPAIVTVLSTIFALLFSPITTLLGILDIGVNIRAWIGKDNLK
- the rpsR gene encoding 30S ribosomal protein S18, which gives rise to MAPRRGGRRRRKVCYFTSNNITNIDYKDTDLLKKFVSERGKILPRRVTGTSAKYQRKLTSAIKRARIMALLPFVSEER
- the rpsF gene encoding 30S ribosomal protein S6, whose product is MRKYEIMYIIRPTVEDEAKKALITRFDDILTSNGAEIIESKEWGKRRLAYEIDDLREGYYQLVTLNAGTEAIDEFNRLANINEDIIRHMAVRLDN
- the ychF gene encoding redox-regulated ATPase YchF encodes the protein MALTAGIVGLPNVGKSTLFNAITKAGAEAANYPFCTIDPNVGIVEVPDERLQKLTELVVPKKTVPTAFEFTDIAGIVEGASKGEGLGNKFLSHIREVDAICQVVRCFDDENITHVSGKVNPIDDIEVINLELILADMESVEKRLTRVSKMAKQKDKDSMAEEPVLLKLKEAFENEKPARSVELTPEEFQLIKGMHLLTIKPMLYVANVSEDEIANAEENEYVKMVRDFAKKDNAEVIVVSAKVEEEMAELDDEEKAMFLEELGIKESGLDQLIKASYHLLGLATYFTAGVQEVRAWTFRKGMKAPQCAGVIHTDFERGFIRAETVSYDALVEAGSMAAAKEAGKVRLEGKEYVVQDGDVMLFRFNV
- the ssb gene encoding single-stranded DNA-binding protein encodes the protein MINRVVLVGRLTKDPELKYTQSGIAVTRFTLAVNRTFSSQSGEREADFINCVTWRKQAENTANFLRKGSLAGIEGRIQTSSFDGQDGKRVFMTEVVADSVQFLEPRSANAERSGAAYGGAPQNEQPYYQNQQPNQQYQQPAQQNYTRTDNDPFGTSSGPIEVSDDDLPF
- a CDS encoding DHH family phosphoesterase, translated to MRSIFRRRAIRYPLTVISLLGLIAAVLLFLSNFWEGLLFTIPFTIAAGIAWKLEEQTYVETEKHIESLSYRMKKVGEEALLELPIAIILFNEKQIIEWANPYAVNIFDKETLIGEELFQLSEAFQSVIKNEGQKTTLKVGVSTYQVIYRAEEKLIYLFDITEKVEIESLYYQDRTVLGVMLIDNYDELAQTMDDQTRSNLNSLVTSLVNQWALDNGIFVKRIASDRFLAVFNEAILSKLETAKFSILDDIREKTAKHNASLTLSIGVGTGSASLTELGELAQSSLDLVLGRGGDQVAIKHKDGKLKFFGGKTNPVEKRTRVRARVISHALRDLIQGSDKVVIMGHKMPDMDAIGASIGVRKMARMNNVEGHVVLNFDELDGSVTRLMEEIKKDEELFAQFIDPETALSMLTERSLLVIVDTHKPSMVIDERLIDKAEKVVVIDHHRRGEEFINNTMLVYMEPYASSTAELVTELVEYQPKHEKLTMLESTALLAGIVVDTKSFTLRTGSRTFEAASYLRTNGADTVLVQRLLKEDIGTYIQRSKLIETVELTSSGIAIAKGEEGTVYSSVLIAQTADILLTMQGVIASFVIASRSDGKIGISARSLGELNVQLVMEELGGGGHLTNAACQLEVETIEEAEHLLKSAIEDKNEGGK